A region of Nerophis lumbriciformis linkage group LG26, RoL_Nlum_v2.1, whole genome shotgun sequence DNA encodes the following proteins:
- the thbs1b gene encoding thrombospondin-1 encodes MKLTGIFLLLMLWSCEGAIIAESGEDNSVYDLFELIQVAKKNHGVNQVKGDDPYSPAYKILNPDLIPPVPESALRDLIDSIHEERGFLLLLNFKQAKRTRGSLLTVEKKDGSGPVFEIVSNGKANTLDLVFATDDRQHLVSIEDADLATGQWKNITLFVQEDRAQLYAGCEEVNTAELDASIQSILTPETPANAQLRIGKGAAKDRFMGVLQNVRFVFGTTLDAILRNKGCQSSTDAVIMENLNGSSAIRTEYTGHKTKDLQMVCGFSCDDLVSMFKELKGLGVVVKELSLELRKLTNENKLIKNRIGIHSGVCIHNGIVHKNRDEWTVDDCTECTCQNSATVCRKISCPLIPCANATVPDGECCPRCGTPSDYAEDGWSPWSEWTHCSVSCGRGIQQRGRSCDRINNNCEGTSVQTRDCYLQECDKRFKQDGSWSHWSPWSSCSVTCGAGVITRIRLCNSPTPQLGGKECAGQGRQTEKCQKSQCPINGNWGPWSPWDTCTVTCGGGMQTRKRICNDPEPKYGGKECVGDIKETQTCNKKTCPVDGCLSNPCFAGAKCTSFPDGSWKCGKCPLGYTGNGIKCKDIDECKEVPDACFEFNGVHRCENTEPGYNCLPCPPRYSGPQPFGKGVEQAAAKKQVCSPRNPCLDGSHNCNKHARCNYLGHFSEPMFRCECKPGYAGNGHICGEDTDLDGWPNADLVCVENATYHCKKDNCPNLPNSGQEDYDKDGIGDACDFDDDNDGIPDDRDNCPFIYNPRQYDYDRDDVGDRCDNCPYNSNPDQTDTDNNGEGDACAVDIDGDGILNEKDNCPYVYNVDQKDTDLDGVGDMCDNCPLEHNPDQVDSDDDRVGDKCDSNQDIDEDGHQNNLDNCPYIPNANQADHDKDGKGDACDHDDDNDGIPDDKDNCRLAFNPDQVDSDGDGRGDACKDDFDQDNVPDIYDVCPENFDISETDFRKFQMVPLDPKGTSQIDPNWVVRHQGKELVQTVNCDPGIAVGYHEFNSVDFSGTFFINTERDDDYAGFVFGYQSSSRFYVVMWKQITQTYWSNKPTKAQGYSGLSIKVVNSTTGPGEHLRNALWHTGNTPGQVRTLWHDPKNVGWKDFTAYRWHLIHRPRTGLIRVVMYEGKKIMADTGSIYDKTYAGGRLGLFVFSQEMVYFSDLKYECRDA; translated from the exons ATGAAATTGACGGGGATATTTTTGTTGCTGATGCTTTGGAGCTGTGAGGGCGCCATCATTGCAG AGAGCGGGGAAGACAACAGCGTGTACGACCTGTTCGAGCTGATACAAGTGGCCAAAAAGAACCACGGCGTGAACCAGGTGAAGGGAGACGACCCCTACAGCCCCGCCTACAAAATCCTCAACCCGGACCTGATCCCCCCGGTCCCCGAGAGCGCCCTGCGGGACCTGATCGACTCCATCCACGAAGAGCGCGGCTTCCTCCTCCTGCTCAACTTCAAGCAAGCCAAGCGCACCCGCGGCAGCCTGCTGACCGTGGAGAAGAAGGACGGGTCGGGCCCGGTGTTCGAGATCGTCTCCAACGGGAAGGCGAACACTCTGGACCTGGTGTTCGCCACCGACGACAGGCAGCATCTGGTCTCCATCGAAGACGCGGACCTGGCCACGGGGCAGTGGAAGAACATCACGCTCTTCGTGCAGGAGGACCGGGCGCAGCTGTACGCCGGGTGCGAGGAGGTCAACACGGCCGAGCTGGACGCGTCCATCCAGAGCATCCTCACGCCGGAGACACCCGCCAACGCGCAGCTCCGGATCGGGAAAGGGGCGGCGAAGGACCGGTTCATG GGAGTCCTTCAAAACGTGCGCTTTGTTTTTGGAACGACCTTGGACGCAATCCTTCGCAACAAGGGCTGCCAGAGCT CCACAGATGCAGTCATCATGGAGAATCTCAATGGCTCCTCGGCCATCAGGACAGAGTACACAGGACATAAAACGAAAG ATCTCCAGATGGTCTGTGGCTTCTCCTGCGATGACCTGGTCAGCATGTTCAAAGAGCTGAAAGGTCTCGGCGTGGTGGTGAAGGAGCTGTCCCTCGAGCTCCGCAAGTTG ACGAATGAAAACAAACTGATTAAGAACCGCATCGGCATCCACAGTGGCGTCTGTATTCACAATGGCATCGTGCACAAGAACAGAGACGAGTGGACCGTGGACGACTGCACTGAGTGCACTTGTCAG AACTCCGCTACAGTTTGTCGAAAGATCTCCTGCCCACTGATTCCTTGTGCCAACGCCACCGTACCTGACGGAGAGTGTTGTCCACGCTGCGGAACAC CGAGCGACTATGCAGAGGACGGCTGGTCGCCGTGGTCTGAATGGACCCATTGTTCCGTGTCATGTGGGCGGGGCATCCAGCAGCGCGGACGCTCTTGCGACCGTATCAATAACAACTGTGAGGGCACCTCTGTGCAGACCCGGGACTGCTACCTCCAGGAGTGCGACAAGCGCT TCAAGCAGGATGGCAGCTGGAGCCACTGGTCGCCGTGGTCCTCATGCTCCGTTACCTGCGGCGCTGGTGTCATCACCCGCATCCGTCTGTGCAACTCCCCAACCCCCCAGCTCGGGGGCAAGGAGTGCGCGGGACAGGGTCGGCAAACGGAAAAGTGTCAAAAGTCTCAATGCCCCA TCAATGGCAACTGGGGACCGTGGTCGCCATGGGATACATGCACCGTCACATGTGGAGGTGGCATGCAGACTCGTAAACGAATTTGCAACGACCCTGAACCCAAATATGGCGGTAAAGAGTGTGTCGGTGACATCAAAGAAACACAGACGTGCAATAAGAAAACCTGTCCTGTTG aTGGATGCCTCTCAAACCCTTGCTTTGCTGGGGCCAAGTGCACTAGTTTCCCTGATGGTTCCTGGAAGTGCGGAAAATGCCCTCTGGGCTATACTGGCAATGGTATCAAATGTAAAGATATTGATGAG TGCAAGGAAGTCCCAGATGCTTGCTTTGAGTTTAATGGCGTGCACCGCTGTGAGAACACAGAACCCGGCTACAACTGTCTTCCCTGCCCTCCCCGTTACTCAGGACCCCAACCGTTTGGCAAGGGTGTGGAACAGGCTGCGGCAAAAAAACAG GTGTGCTCACCCCGAAATCCTTGCCTGGATGGAAGCCATAACTGCAATAAACACGCCCGCTGTAACTACCTCGGACATTTCTCTGAACCAATGTTCCGATGCGAGTGCAAACCTGGCTACGCTGGCAATGGACATATCTGTGGAGAGGACACCGATCTGGATGGATGGCCCAACGCTGACTTGGTTTGTGTAGAGAATGCCACCTACCACTGCAAAAAG GACAACTGCCCCAACCTCCCCAACTCTGGGCAGGAAGATTACGATAAGGACGGCATTGGAGATGCTTGCGATTTTGATGACGACAACGACGGCATTCCTGATGACAGG GACAATTGCCCGTTTATCTACAACCCCAGACAGTACGACTATGACCGTGATGACGTTGGCGATCGCTGTGACAACTGCCCTTACAATAGCAACCCTGACCAAACAGACACGGACAACAATGGAGAGGGAGATGCCTGTGCTGTGGACATCGATGGAGATG GCATACTTAACGAGAAGGACAACTGCCCCTATGTGTACAATGTCGACCAAAAAGACACAGACTTGGATGGGGTGGGAGACATGTGCGACAACTGCCCTCTGGAACATAATCCCGATCAG GTGGATTCAGACGATGACCGAGTGGGAGATAAGTGTGACAGTAACCAGGATATCGATGAGGACGGACACCAGAACAACCTGGACAACTGCCCGTACATCCCTAATGCCAATCAGGCTGATCACGATAAGGACGGAAAGGGAGACGCCTGCGACCATGACGACGACAATGACGGCATTCCGGACGACAAGGACAACTGCAGACTAGCCTTTAATCCTGACCAGGTCGACTCTGATG GTGATGGCCGTGGAGATGCCTGCAAAGACGACTTTGACCAGGACAACGTGCCAGACATCTACGACGTGTGTCCGGAGAACTTCGACATCAGCGAGACAGACTTCCGCAAGTTCCAGATGGTTCCTCTGGATCCTAAAGGCACTTCCCAGATCGATCCTAACTGGGTGGTACGTCACCAGGGGAAAGAACTTGTTCAGACCGTCAACTGTGACCCTGGCATTGCTGTCG GATACCACGAGTTCAATTCGGTGGACTTCAGTGGGACCTTCTTTATCAACACCGAGAGGGACGACGACTATGCTGGCTTTGTGTTTGGATACCAGTCCAGCTCCAGGTTTTATGTGGTGATGTGGAAACAGATTACTCAGACCTACTGGTCCAACAAACCCACCAAAGCCCAGGGCTACTCTGGCCTGTCCATCAAAGTGGTGAATTCCACCACTGGCCCAGGAGAACACCTCAGGAATGCTCTCTGGCATACCGGGAATACTCCGGGACAA GTCCGTACTCTCTGGCACGACCCTAAGAATGTTGGATGGAAAGATTTCACTGCCTACAGATGGCATCTGATCCACAGACCAAGAACAGGACTTATCAG AGTTGTGATGTACGAAGGAAAGAAGATTATGGCAGATACTGGTAGCATCTACGACAAGACCTATGCAGGAGGCAGGCTAGGTCTTTTTGTCTTTTCACAGGAAATGGTTTACTTCTCAGACCTCAAGTATGAGTGCAGAG ATGCATAA